A single genomic interval of Argopecten irradians isolate NY chromosome 8, Ai_NY, whole genome shotgun sequence harbors:
- the LOC138329648 gene encoding myoneurin-like isoform X29: MNYQKVYMNQIHSSSLLCQLSEMWKNQLLCDAIIKTGQIITKAHRVVLVAACPMLQSMENAAAGSHLEVRLAADIKQDSVNTFLQYLYEGFMMLTEENVRDVEKIARLLQVDSVIKCVADFYKCMHAKTGIAFPGTQFKYNFNDLIEFRHVRVTDLQKTVHDGAGKRMSDFPRPGSPGSKRPRLNRGGSPSDVTVIGADKADDTASMSHSYMAGPPDPWDRVPKLGSGMGRHGATGRSNSQPGVIEIVEESIELVQTEPPEKDSGQSSSRSSQKTSSVSIAIASQYNTDPDLSIVNVTEKPSSATQPPGPSSSSSTPQHGSITVSPLTVFQDSQHAQSSPSSSSSSRDMPGLASSSSSSDRQTSFRQEQPFSGFSQKSDDSLYSPSKHHQPRTSEPHTTSTPQQRAPFPVSMAPSASLGKPFAAGSAMQAMPTSSPVGSSHSSPAPSKPRPTPPPTQSMGIPDSSSLPMDVGHTGDDGKGKNTKIEQADSMQESTSDLTPDLSIVKVEAALGEGETGGLDMHVDMAEQSIMQMQAGTSHQEEFEEPSDAEIEEWAREEMSNEGANMSGDPNSSWYMGSYKGNSKVDDRFGSSFPCEICKIVYSTAEDFKTHQTFHRSGPREITCEICHTHFVEAYQLQSHMMQMHGQEFKHFCFECGRGFRSYPCYNKHKRLFHRPDLTLPVCDICGKIYPFQNTLDYHYKKHSEVRSFSCLQCGKSYKYKKSLKEHTCVV; encoded by the exons ATGAATTACCAGAAGGTTTACATGAACCAGATCCACTCCAGCTCCCTGCTGTGTCAGCTGTCCGAAATGTGGAAAAATCAACTGTTATGTGACGCTATCATCAAAACCGGTCAAATCATTACTAAA GCCCACCGAGTTGTACTGGTGGCAGCTTGTCCTATGCTACAGTCTATGGAAAACGCAGCAGCAGGCTCGCATCTAGAAGTTCGTCTAGCAGCCGACATCAAACAAGACTCTGTCAACACATTCCTACAGTATTTATATGAAGGATTCATGATGTTAACAGAAGAAAATGTTCGTGACGTTGAGAAAATAGCCAGACTTTTACAAGTAGACAGTGTTATCAAATGTGTCGCAGACTTTTACAAATGCATGCATGCCAAAACTGGCATTGCCTTTCCTGGTACTCAGTTTAAATACAACTTCAATGATCTGATAGAATTCCGCCATGTCCGTGTAACAGACTTACAAAAAACAGTCCACGATGGAGCAGGAAAGCGAATGTCAGATTTCCCCAGGCCAGGAAGTCCAGGAAGTAAGCGACCAAGGCTAAACAGAGGAGGCAGTCCCTCTGATGTGACTGTGATAGGGGCAGACAAAGCTGATGATACAGCCAGTATGTCCCATAGTTACATGGCTGGACCCCCAGATCCCTGGGACAGAGTCCCTAAACTCGGCTCAGGCATGGGTCGTCATGGTGCTACTGGGAGGTCAAACTCCCAGCCTGGTGTGATAGAAATTGTGGAAGAAAGTATTGAACTTGTACAGACAGAGCCGCCAGAAAAAGATTCTGGTCAATCTTCATCTCGTTCATCACAGAAAACTTCATCAGTATCCATCGCCATCGCTAGTCAATATAACACAGATCCAGATCTTAGTATTGTAAATGTTACCGAGAAACCCTCATCAGCGACACAACCGCCTGGACCAAGTAGTTCCTCCTCCACACCTCAGCATGGTTCTATTACAGTTAGTCCCTTAACAGTATTCCAGGATTCACAACATGCACAATCATCGCCATCCTCATCTTCATCCTCACGAGATATGCCAGGTCTTGcctcttcatcatcatcatcagaccGTCAAACCTCGTTTAGACAGGAACAACCATTCTCAGGATTTTCACAGAAATCGGATGACAGTTTATATTCTCCTTCTAAACATCACCAGCCTCGTACCTCAGAACCTCACACGACCAGCACTCCTCAACAACGTGCACCATTCCCCGTTTCCATGGCACCCTCGGCAAGTCTAGGAAAGCCATTTGCAGCAGGAAGTGCCATGCAAGCAATGCCGACCAGCTCACCCGTAGGATCTTCCCATAGTTCTCCTGCCCCAAGTAAACCCAGACCAACACCGCCACCTACACAGTCCATGGGTATACCCGATTCCAGTTCTTTACCCATGGATGTTGGTCATACTGGAGACGATGGAAAAGGCAAAAA TACGAAAATTGAACAAGCCGATTCCATGCAAGAAAGCACGTCTGACTTGACTCCAGACTTAAGTATAGTAAAGGTGGAGGCAGCTCTGGGTGAAGGTGAAACGGGAGGACTGGACATGCACGTTGATATGGCTGAACAAAGTATAATGCAAATGCAAGCTGGCACATCACATCAGGAGGAATTTGAAGAACCGAGTGACGCGGAAATAGAGGAATGGGCCCGAGAGGAAATGTCAAATGAAGGTGCTAATATGAGTGGCGATCCAAACAGTTCTTGGTATATGGGCTCTTACAAAG GTAACAGCAAAGTAGACGATCGTTTCGGCTCGTCTTTTCCATGtgaaatttgtaaaattgtGTACTCCACTGCTGAGGATTTTAAGACGCACCAAACATTCCATAGAAGTGGACCTCGTGAAATTACTTGTGAAATTTGTCACACTCATTTTGTCGAGGCTTACCAGCTGCAGTCTCACATGATGCAAATGCATGGACAGGAATTCAAGCACTTTTGCTTCGAATGTGGCCGAGGTTTTCGATCTTACCCTTGTTATAACAAGCACAAGCGACTTTTTCACCGGCCAGACCTAACACTGCCGGTGTGTGATATCTGTGGGAAAATATATCCATTTCAAAACACACTAGATTATCATTATAAGAAACACTCTGAAGTGAGGTCCTTCAGCTGTCTGCAGTGTGGCAAATCGTACAAGTACAAAAAGTCTCTAAAGGAACACACGTGTGTTGTATAA
- the LOC138329648 gene encoding zinc finger protein 37-like isoform X25 has translation MNYQKVYMNQIHSSSLLCQLSEMWKNQLLCDAIIKTGQIITKAHRVVLVAACPMLQSMENAAAGSHLEVRLAADIKQDSVNTFLQYLYEGFMMLTEENVRDVEKIARLLQVDSVIKCVADFYKCMHAKTGIAFPGTQFKYNFNDLIEFRHVRVTDLQKTVHDGAGKRMSDFPRPGSPGSKRPRLNRGGSPSDVTVIGADKADDTASMSHSYMAGPPDPWDRVPKLGSGMGRHGATGRSNSQPGVIEIVEESIELVQTEPPEKDSGQSSSRSSQKTSSVSIAIASQYNTDPDLSIVNVTEKPSSATQPPGPSSSSSTPQHGSITVSPLTVFQDSQHAQSSPSSSSSSRDMPGLASSSSSSDRQTSFRQEQPFSGFSQKSDDSLYSPSKHHQPRTSEPHTTSTPQQRAPFPVSMAPSASLGKPFAAGSAMQAMPTSSPVGSSHSSPAPSKPRPTPPPTQSMGIPDSSSLPMDVGHTGDDGKGKNTKIEQADSMQESTSDLTPDLSIVKVEAALGEGETGGLDMHVDMAEQSIMQMQAGTSHQEEFEEPSDAEIEEWAREEMSNEGANMSGDPNSSWYMGSYKGEILVDDRFGAYFPCDICKIVYSCAEDFKTHQKFYHGNDPQEITCEICHTIYAESFEQRSHMIHVHGLEFKHFCFECGRGFRSYPSFNNHNRLFHRRGLQCPICPICRKIYPFQHFLDNHIKKHSEVRSFSCTRCGKSYKHKQTLREHLCTGGTPNLPD, from the exons ATGAATTACCAGAAGGTTTACATGAACCAGATCCACTCCAGCTCCCTGCTGTGTCAGCTGTCCGAAATGTGGAAAAATCAACTGTTATGTGACGCTATCATCAAAACCGGTCAAATCATTACTAAA GCCCACCGAGTTGTACTGGTGGCAGCTTGTCCTATGCTACAGTCTATGGAAAACGCAGCAGCAGGCTCGCATCTAGAAGTTCGTCTAGCAGCCGACATCAAACAAGACTCTGTCAACACATTCCTACAGTATTTATATGAAGGATTCATGATGTTAACAGAAGAAAATGTTCGTGACGTTGAGAAAATAGCCAGACTTTTACAAGTAGACAGTGTTATCAAATGTGTCGCAGACTTTTACAAATGCATGCATGCCAAAACTGGCATTGCCTTTCCTGGTACTCAGTTTAAATACAACTTCAATGATCTGATAGAATTCCGCCATGTCCGTGTAACAGACTTACAAAAAACAGTCCACGATGGAGCAGGAAAGCGAATGTCAGATTTCCCCAGGCCAGGAAGTCCAGGAAGTAAGCGACCAAGGCTAAACAGAGGAGGCAGTCCCTCTGATGTGACTGTGATAGGGGCAGACAAAGCTGATGATACAGCCAGTATGTCCCATAGTTACATGGCTGGACCCCCAGATCCCTGGGACAGAGTCCCTAAACTCGGCTCAGGCATGGGTCGTCATGGTGCTACTGGGAGGTCAAACTCCCAGCCTGGTGTGATAGAAATTGTGGAAGAAAGTATTGAACTTGTACAGACAGAGCCGCCAGAAAAAGATTCTGGTCAATCTTCATCTCGTTCATCACAGAAAACTTCATCAGTATCCATCGCCATCGCTAGTCAATATAACACAGATCCAGATCTTAGTATTGTAAATGTTACCGAGAAACCCTCATCAGCGACACAACCGCCTGGACCAAGTAGTTCCTCCTCCACACCTCAGCATGGTTCTATTACAGTTAGTCCCTTAACAGTATTCCAGGATTCACAACATGCACAATCATCGCCATCCTCATCTTCATCCTCACGAGATATGCCAGGTCTTGcctcttcatcatcatcatcagaccGTCAAACCTCGTTTAGACAGGAACAACCATTCTCAGGATTTTCACAGAAATCGGATGACAGTTTATATTCTCCTTCTAAACATCACCAGCCTCGTACCTCAGAACCTCACACGACCAGCACTCCTCAACAACGTGCACCATTCCCCGTTTCCATGGCACCCTCGGCAAGTCTAGGAAAGCCATTTGCAGCAGGAAGTGCCATGCAAGCAATGCCGACCAGCTCACCCGTAGGATCTTCCCATAGTTCTCCTGCCCCAAGTAAACCCAGACCAACACCGCCACCTACACAGTCCATGGGTATACCCGATTCCAGTTCTTTACCCATGGATGTTGGTCATACTGGAGACGATGGAAAAGGCAAAAA TACGAAAATTGAACAAGCCGATTCCATGCAAGAAAGCACGTCTGACTTGACTCCAGACTTAAGTATAGTAAAGGTGGAGGCAGCTCTGGGTGAAGGTGAAACGGGAGGACTGGACATGCACGTTGATATGGCTGAACAAAGTATAATGCAAATGCAAGCTGGCACATCACATCAGGAGGAATTTGAAGAACCGAGTGACGCGGAAATAGAGGAATGGGCCCGAGAGGAAATGTCAAATGAAGGTGCTAATATGAGTGGCGATCCAAACAGTTCTTGGTATATGGGCTCTTACAAAG GTGAAATCTTGGTAGATGACCGATTTGGAGCCTATTTTCCGTGCGACATTTGCAAAATTGTTTACTCCTGTGCTGAAGATTTCAAGACCCACCAGAAATTTTATCATGGAAATGATCCCCAGGAAATCACATGTGAAATTTGTCACACGATATATGCTGAATCTTTCGAACAAAGGTCTCACATGATTCATGTTCACGGACTGGAATTTAAACATTTCTGTTTTGAGTGTGGGAGAGGGTTTAGATCCTACCCGAGTTTCAATAATCACAATCGTTTGTTCCATAGGCGTGGCCTACAGTGTCCGATATGTCCAATTTGTAGGAAAATATACCCATTTCAGCATTTCTTAGACAATCACATCAAAAAGCATTCAGAGGTTCGTTCCTTCAGTTGTACTCGGTGTGGTAAATCTTACAAACATAAGCAGACTTTGAGAGAACACTTGTGTACAGGGGGGACACCGAACCTGCCTGATTAG
- the LOC138329648 gene encoding uncharacterized protein isoform X36, whose protein sequence is MNYQKVYMNQIHSSSLLCQLSEMWKNQLLCDAIIKTGQIITKAHRVVLVAACPMLQSMENAAAGSHLEVRLAADIKQDSVNTFLQYLYEGFMMLTEENVRDVEKIARLLQVDSVIKCVADFYKCMHAKTGIAFPGTQFKYNFNDLIEFRHVRVTDLQKTVHDGAGKRMSDFPRPGSPGSKRPRLNRGGSPSDVTVIGADKADDTASMSHSYMAGPPDPWDRVPKLGSGMGRHGATGRSNSQPGVIEIVEESIELVQTEPPEKDSGQSSSRSSQKTSSVSIAIASQYNTDPDLSIVNVTEKPSSATQPPGPSSSSSTPQHGSITVSPLTVFQDSQHAQSSPSSSSSSRDMPGLASSSSSSDRQTSFRQEQPFSGFSQKSDDSLYSPSKHHQPRTSEPHTTSTPQQRAPFPVSMAPSASLGKPFAAGSAMQAMPTSSPVGSSHSSPAPSKPRPTPPPTQSMGIPDSSSLPMDVGHTGDDGKGKNTKIEQADSMQESTSDLTPDLSIVKVEAALGEGETGGLDMHVDMAEQSIMQMQAGTSHQEEFEEPSDAEIEEWAREEMSNEGANMSGDPNSSWYMGSYKGPGSLPDPFLSQTFHPYMQMNSSQFQGSHPLSTYPNHMSLKNNFTKPPTLGPSTSPYIKTVAKWIQDLDADWLDFEVKGDVVVKLFCKVCKEYSLQKGSPYVNGTKNVHKTSVIFHMKSDAHATAMRIKKNSTTIQKPL, encoded by the exons ATGAATTACCAGAAGGTTTACATGAACCAGATCCACTCCAGCTCCCTGCTGTGTCAGCTGTCCGAAATGTGGAAAAATCAACTGTTATGTGACGCTATCATCAAAACCGGTCAAATCATTACTAAA GCCCACCGAGTTGTACTGGTGGCAGCTTGTCCTATGCTACAGTCTATGGAAAACGCAGCAGCAGGCTCGCATCTAGAAGTTCGTCTAGCAGCCGACATCAAACAAGACTCTGTCAACACATTCCTACAGTATTTATATGAAGGATTCATGATGTTAACAGAAGAAAATGTTCGTGACGTTGAGAAAATAGCCAGACTTTTACAAGTAGACAGTGTTATCAAATGTGTCGCAGACTTTTACAAATGCATGCATGCCAAAACTGGCATTGCCTTTCCTGGTACTCAGTTTAAATACAACTTCAATGATCTGATAGAATTCCGCCATGTCCGTGTAACAGACTTACAAAAAACAGTCCACGATGGAGCAGGAAAGCGAATGTCAGATTTCCCCAGGCCAGGAAGTCCAGGAAGTAAGCGACCAAGGCTAAACAGAGGAGGCAGTCCCTCTGATGTGACTGTGATAGGGGCAGACAAAGCTGATGATACAGCCAGTATGTCCCATAGTTACATGGCTGGACCCCCAGATCCCTGGGACAGAGTCCCTAAACTCGGCTCAGGCATGGGTCGTCATGGTGCTACTGGGAGGTCAAACTCCCAGCCTGGTGTGATAGAAATTGTGGAAGAAAGTATTGAACTTGTACAGACAGAGCCGCCAGAAAAAGATTCTGGTCAATCTTCATCTCGTTCATCACAGAAAACTTCATCAGTATCCATCGCCATCGCTAGTCAATATAACACAGATCCAGATCTTAGTATTGTAAATGTTACCGAGAAACCCTCATCAGCGACACAACCGCCTGGACCAAGTAGTTCCTCCTCCACACCTCAGCATGGTTCTATTACAGTTAGTCCCTTAACAGTATTCCAGGATTCACAACATGCACAATCATCGCCATCCTCATCTTCATCCTCACGAGATATGCCAGGTCTTGcctcttcatcatcatcatcagaccGTCAAACCTCGTTTAGACAGGAACAACCATTCTCAGGATTTTCACAGAAATCGGATGACAGTTTATATTCTCCTTCTAAACATCACCAGCCTCGTACCTCAGAACCTCACACGACCAGCACTCCTCAACAACGTGCACCATTCCCCGTTTCCATGGCACCCTCGGCAAGTCTAGGAAAGCCATTTGCAGCAGGAAGTGCCATGCAAGCAATGCCGACCAGCTCACCCGTAGGATCTTCCCATAGTTCTCCTGCCCCAAGTAAACCCAGACCAACACCGCCACCTACACAGTCCATGGGTATACCCGATTCCAGTTCTTTACCCATGGATGTTGGTCATACTGGAGACGATGGAAAAGGCAAAAA TACGAAAATTGAACAAGCCGATTCCATGCAAGAAAGCACGTCTGACTTGACTCCAGACTTAAGTATAGTAAAGGTGGAGGCAGCTCTGGGTGAAGGTGAAACGGGAGGACTGGACATGCACGTTGATATGGCTGAACAAAGTATAATGCAAATGCAAGCTGGCACATCACATCAGGAGGAATTTGAAGAACCGAGTGACGCGGAAATAGAGGAATGGGCCCGAGAGGAAATGTCAAATGAAGGTGCTAATATGAGTGGCGATCCAAACAGTTCTTGGTATATGGGCTCTTACAAAG GGCCAGGAAGTCTACCGGATCCTTTCCTATCCCAGACCTTCCACCCTTACATGCAGATGAACTCTTCTCAGTTTCAGGGGAGCCATCCGTTATCAACGTATCCCAATCATATGTCACTTAAGAACAATTTCACAAAGCCACCTACTCTAGGACCTTCAACTTCACCATATATCAAAACCGTTGCTAAATGGATACAAGATCTTGATGCTGATTGGCTAGATTTTGAAGTTAAGGGTGACGTTGTTGTGAAGTTATTTTGTAAAGTTTGTAAGGAGTACTCTCTACAAAAGGGCAGTCCCTATGTTAATGGAACAAAGAATGTGCATAAAACTTCTGTGATTTTTCATATGAAAAGCGATGCTCATGCCACGGCTATGAGAATAAAAAAGAACTCTACAACCATTCAGAAGCCGCTGTAG
- the LOC138329648 gene encoding zinc finger protein 37-like isoform X24: MNYQKVYMNQIHSSSLLCQLSEMWKNQLLCDAIIKTGQIITKAHRVVLVAACPMLQSMENAAAGSHLEVRLAADIKQDSVNTFLQYLYEGFMMLTEENVRDVEKIARLLQVDSVIKCVADFYKCMHAKTGIAFPGTQFKYNFNDLIEFRHVRVTDLQKTVHDGAGKRMSDFPRPGSPGSKRPRLNRGGSPSDVTVIGADKADDTASMSHSYMAGPPDPWDRVPKLGSGMGRHGATGRSNSQPGVIEIVEESIELVQTEPPEKDSGQSSSRSSQKTSSVSIAIASQYNTDPDLSIVNVTEKPSSATQPPGPSSSSSTPQHGSITVSPLTVFQDSQHAQSSPSSSSSSRDMPGLASSSSSSDRQTSFRQEQPFSGFSQKSDDSLYSPSKHHQPRTSEPHTTSTPQQRAPFPVSMAPSASLGKPFAAGSAMQAMPTSSPVGSSHSSPAPSKPRPTPPPTQSMGIPDSSSLPMDVGHTGDDGKGKNTKIEQADSMQESTSDLTPDLSIVKVEAALGEGETGGLDMHVDMAEQSIMQMQAGTSHQEEFEEPSDAEIEEWAREEMSNEGANMSGDPNSSWYMGSYKGEILVDDRLGAYFPCDICKIVYTCAEDFKTHQRFYHGNDPQEITCEICHTIYAESSEQRSHMIHVHGLEFKHFCFECGRGFRSYPSFNNHNRLFHRRGLQCPICPICRKIFPFQHFLDNHIKKHSGVRSFSCTRCGKSYKHKKTLREHLCTGGTPNLPD; this comes from the exons ATGAATTACCAGAAGGTTTACATGAACCAGATCCACTCCAGCTCCCTGCTGTGTCAGCTGTCCGAAATGTGGAAAAATCAACTGTTATGTGACGCTATCATCAAAACCGGTCAAATCATTACTAAA GCCCACCGAGTTGTACTGGTGGCAGCTTGTCCTATGCTACAGTCTATGGAAAACGCAGCAGCAGGCTCGCATCTAGAAGTTCGTCTAGCAGCCGACATCAAACAAGACTCTGTCAACACATTCCTACAGTATTTATATGAAGGATTCATGATGTTAACAGAAGAAAATGTTCGTGACGTTGAGAAAATAGCCAGACTTTTACAAGTAGACAGTGTTATCAAATGTGTCGCAGACTTTTACAAATGCATGCATGCCAAAACTGGCATTGCCTTTCCTGGTACTCAGTTTAAATACAACTTCAATGATCTGATAGAATTCCGCCATGTCCGTGTAACAGACTTACAAAAAACAGTCCACGATGGAGCAGGAAAGCGAATGTCAGATTTCCCCAGGCCAGGAAGTCCAGGAAGTAAGCGACCAAGGCTAAACAGAGGAGGCAGTCCCTCTGATGTGACTGTGATAGGGGCAGACAAAGCTGATGATACAGCCAGTATGTCCCATAGTTACATGGCTGGACCCCCAGATCCCTGGGACAGAGTCCCTAAACTCGGCTCAGGCATGGGTCGTCATGGTGCTACTGGGAGGTCAAACTCCCAGCCTGGTGTGATAGAAATTGTGGAAGAAAGTATTGAACTTGTACAGACAGAGCCGCCAGAAAAAGATTCTGGTCAATCTTCATCTCGTTCATCACAGAAAACTTCATCAGTATCCATCGCCATCGCTAGTCAATATAACACAGATCCAGATCTTAGTATTGTAAATGTTACCGAGAAACCCTCATCAGCGACACAACCGCCTGGACCAAGTAGTTCCTCCTCCACACCTCAGCATGGTTCTATTACAGTTAGTCCCTTAACAGTATTCCAGGATTCACAACATGCACAATCATCGCCATCCTCATCTTCATCCTCACGAGATATGCCAGGTCTTGcctcttcatcatcatcatcagaccGTCAAACCTCGTTTAGACAGGAACAACCATTCTCAGGATTTTCACAGAAATCGGATGACAGTTTATATTCTCCTTCTAAACATCACCAGCCTCGTACCTCAGAACCTCACACGACCAGCACTCCTCAACAACGTGCACCATTCCCCGTTTCCATGGCACCCTCGGCAAGTCTAGGAAAGCCATTTGCAGCAGGAAGTGCCATGCAAGCAATGCCGACCAGCTCACCCGTAGGATCTTCCCATAGTTCTCCTGCCCCAAGTAAACCCAGACCAACACCGCCACCTACACAGTCCATGGGTATACCCGATTCCAGTTCTTTACCCATGGATGTTGGTCATACTGGAGACGATGGAAAAGGCAAAAA TACGAAAATTGAACAAGCCGATTCCATGCAAGAAAGCACGTCTGACTTGACTCCAGACTTAAGTATAGTAAAGGTGGAGGCAGCTCTGGGTGAAGGTGAAACGGGAGGACTGGACATGCACGTTGATATGGCTGAACAAAGTATAATGCAAATGCAAGCTGGCACATCACATCAGGAGGAATTTGAAGAACCGAGTGACGCGGAAATAGAGGAATGGGCCCGAGAGGAAATGTCAAATGAAGGTGCTAATATGAGTGGCGATCCAAACAGTTCTTGGTATATGGGCTCTTACAAAG GTGAAATCTTGGTAGATGACCGACTTGGAGCCTATTTTCCGTGCGACATTTGCAAAATTGTTTACACCTGTGCTGAAGATTTCAAGACCCACCAGAGGTTTTATCATGGAAATGATCCCCAGGAAATCACATGTGAAATTTGTCACACGATATATGCTGAATCTAGCGAACAAAGGTCTCACATGATTCATGTTCACGGACTGGAATTTAAACATTTCTGTTTTGAGTGTGGGAGAGGGTTTAGATCCTACCCGAGTTTCAATAATCACAATCGTTTGTTCCATAGGCGTGGCCTACAGTGTCCGATATGTCCAATTTGTAGGAAAATATTCCCATTTCAGCATTTCTTAGACAATCACATCAAAAAGCATTCAGGGGTTCGTTCCTTCAGTTGTACTCGGTGTGGTAAATCTTACAAACATAAGAAGACTTTGAGAGAACACTTGTGTACAGGGGGGACACCGAACCTGCCCGATTAG
- the LOC138329648 gene encoding myoneurin-like isoform X18: protein MNYQKVYMNQIHSSSLLCQLSEMWKNQLLCDAIIKTGQIITKAHRVVLVAACPMLQSMENAAAGSHLEVRLAADIKQDSVNTFLQYLYEGFMMLTEENVRDVEKIARLLQVDSVIKCVADFYKCMHAKTGIAFPGTQFKYNFNDLIEFRHVRVTDLQKTVHDGAGKRMSDFPRPGSPGSKRPRLNRGGSPSDVTVIGADKADDTASMSHSYMAGPPDPWDRVPKLGSGMGRHGATGRSNSQPGVIEIVEESIELVQTEPPEKDSGQSSSRSSQKTSSVSIAIASQYNTDPDLSIVNVTEKPSSATQPPGPSSSSSTPQHGSITVSPLTVFQDSQHAQSSPSSSSSSRDMPGLASSSSSSDRQTSFRQEQPFSGFSQKSDDSLYSPSKHHQPRTSEPHTTSTPQQRAPFPVSMAPSASLGKPFAAGSAMQAMPTSSPVGSSHSSPAPSKPRPTPPPTQSMGIPDSSSLPMDVGHTGDDGKGKNTKIEQADSMQESTSDLTPDLSIVKVEAALGEGETGGLDMHVDMAEQSIMQMQAGTSHQEEFEEPSDAEIEEWAREEMSNEGANMSGDPNSSWYMGSYKGELEQTKDPEDGRQLGKGITYNSFPCLSCHLVFSQAEDLISHQRSHNVGNKEWICRLCKSDWQTAEKLKIHLIQYHGDKYKHFCFECGRAFGSYSSYNSHDRLFHRDDIESPLCTTCCKIFPNRSQLLTHQQCHSQEQPFVCIHCGRSYKTKANLKTHSCRVFSL, encoded by the exons ATGAATTACCAGAAGGTTTACATGAACCAGATCCACTCCAGCTCCCTGCTGTGTCAGCTGTCCGAAATGTGGAAAAATCAACTGTTATGTGACGCTATCATCAAAACCGGTCAAATCATTACTAAA GCCCACCGAGTTGTACTGGTGGCAGCTTGTCCTATGCTACAGTCTATGGAAAACGCAGCAGCAGGCTCGCATCTAGAAGTTCGTCTAGCAGCCGACATCAAACAAGACTCTGTCAACACATTCCTACAGTATTTATATGAAGGATTCATGATGTTAACAGAAGAAAATGTTCGTGACGTTGAGAAAATAGCCAGACTTTTACAAGTAGACAGTGTTATCAAATGTGTCGCAGACTTTTACAAATGCATGCATGCCAAAACTGGCATTGCCTTTCCTGGTACTCAGTTTAAATACAACTTCAATGATCTGATAGAATTCCGCCATGTCCGTGTAACAGACTTACAAAAAACAGTCCACGATGGAGCAGGAAAGCGAATGTCAGATTTCCCCAGGCCAGGAAGTCCAGGAAGTAAGCGACCAAGGCTAAACAGAGGAGGCAGTCCCTCTGATGTGACTGTGATAGGGGCAGACAAAGCTGATGATACAGCCAGTATGTCCCATAGTTACATGGCTGGACCCCCAGATCCCTGGGACAGAGTCCCTAAACTCGGCTCAGGCATGGGTCGTCATGGTGCTACTGGGAGGTCAAACTCCCAGCCTGGTGTGATAGAAATTGTGGAAGAAAGTATTGAACTTGTACAGACAGAGCCGCCAGAAAAAGATTCTGGTCAATCTTCATCTCGTTCATCACAGAAAACTTCATCAGTATCCATCGCCATCGCTAGTCAATATAACACAGATCCAGATCTTAGTATTGTAAATGTTACCGAGAAACCCTCATCAGCGACACAACCGCCTGGACCAAGTAGTTCCTCCTCCACACCTCAGCATGGTTCTATTACAGTTAGTCCCTTAACAGTATTCCAGGATTCACAACATGCACAATCATCGCCATCCTCATCTTCATCCTCACGAGATATGCCAGGTCTTGcctcttcatcatcatcatcagaccGTCAAACCTCGTTTAGACAGGAACAACCATTCTCAGGATTTTCACAGAAATCGGATGACAGTTTATATTCTCCTTCTAAACATCACCAGCCTCGTACCTCAGAACCTCACACGACCAGCACTCCTCAACAACGTGCACCATTCCCCGTTTCCATGGCACCCTCGGCAAGTCTAGGAAAGCCATTTGCAGCAGGAAGTGCCATGCAAGCAATGCCGACCAGCTCACCCGTAGGATCTTCCCATAGTTCTCCTGCCCCAAGTAAACCCAGACCAACACCGCCACCTACACAGTCCATGGGTATACCCGATTCCAGTTCTTTACCCATGGATGTTGGTCATACTGGAGACGATGGAAAAGGCAAAAA TACGAAAATTGAACAAGCCGATTCCATGCAAGAAAGCACGTCTGACTTGACTCCAGACTTAAGTATAGTAAAGGTGGAGGCAGCTCTGGGTGAAGGTGAAACGGGAGGACTGGACATGCACGTTGATATGGCTGAACAAAGTATAATGCAAATGCAAGCTGGCACATCACATCAGGAGGAATTTGAAGAACCGAGTGACGCGGAAATAGAGGAATGGGCCCGAGAGGAAATGTCAAATGAAGGTGCTAATATGAGTGGCGATCCAAACAGTTCTTGGTATATGGGCTCTTACAAAG GTGAACTCGAGCAAACAAAAGATCCagaagatggccgccaactgGGTAAAGGGATTACTTACAACTCTTTCCCCTGTTTGAGTTGTCATCTAGTGTTTTCACAAGCTGAGGATTTGATATCACACCAGCGTTCTCATAATGTTGGTAACAAGGAATGGATCTGTCGTCTGTGTAAATCTGACTGGCAGACTGCGGAGAAACTCAAAATCCATCTGATCCAATACCATGGcgacaaatacaaacatttctGTTTTGAGTGTGGAAGGGCGTTTGGGTCGTACTCCAGTTACAACTCTCACGATCGGCTGTTTCACAGAGATGATATAGAAAGTCCTTTATGTACAACATGTTGTAAAATCTTCCCCAACAGAAGCCAGCTTCTAACACATCAGCAGTGTCATTCTCAGGAGCAGCCATTTGTCTGCATCCATTGTGGAAGGTCGTACAAAACAAAGGCAAATTTAAAGACACACAGCTGTAGGGTTTTCTCGTTGTGA